A stretch of Vespa velutina chromosome 8, iVesVel2.1, whole genome shotgun sequence DNA encodes these proteins:
- the LOC124951231 gene encoding quinone oxidoreductase isoform X1, translating into MPVELEPVPSIPHKACPTHCNGEEKMNKLCRQLSIESPSITGRDCVFSFDVPVPDVPAQGARIRVVCAGACYHPKRSPSLSSLTSVSSSSSLATEASLEGDFPINIPHHGVRDAALFPGYEVAGVIESLGSDVSEDCEYALGDRVILYPYEGIPNGYVEYLVVHDLKYLIKIPDNMSLSVAAMLPAGALLAMNTVFSAHDHVQNLLKERDEKTVCKILIVGTGGLALWALRIAAYHFSDIKDRVTITIATLKDDGLIMAQEFQRVNVVQWNEDLYEKQLIERTMDACQGQVDVVIDFGTTSRSLHRSIQCLSKGGVVFVIKEVADRLLPKFSRRAEERQQSIKSVEPGTLEQLHELVQLVASNEIEPPPHTVYPAEEALDVVHKLCHSMIQGRAILRFYPAD; encoded by the exons ATGCCTGTCGAATTGGAGCCAGTGCCATCGATCCCTCATAAGGCCTGTCCCACTCATTGTAATGG agaggaaaaaatgaataagcTGTGTAGACAACTATCGATCGAAAGTCCAAGCATAACAGGACGAGATTGTGTATTCAGTTTCGATGTACCAGTTCCCGATGTACCCGCACAAGGTGCACGAATTCGTGTAGTTTGTGCCGGAGCTTGCTATCACCCAAAACGTTCACCGAGTCTATCGTCTTTGACTTCGGTATCAAGTAGCAGTAGTTTGGCTACTGAGGCATCCTTAGAGGGTGATTTCCCAATTAATATTCCACATCATGGTGTAAGAGATGCCGCATTATTTCCTGGATATGAGGTAGCTGGTGTCATTGAATCACTTGGTTCTGACGTTAGCGAGGATTGCGAATACGCTCTTGGTGATCGCGTTATCCTTTATCCATACGAAGGAATACCAAATGGATATGTCGAATATTTGGTTGTACATGATcttaaatatcttataaagATACCCGACAATATGTCACTGAGCGTAGCAGCTATGTTACCGGCTGGTGCATTACTTGCTATGAACACCGTATTTTCTGCACATGATCACGTACAGAATCTTTTGAAGGAAAGAGACGAGAAGACCGTATGTAAGATTTTGATCGTTGGCACAGGTGGATTAGCACTTTGGGCATTGAGAATTGCGGCTTATCACTTCAGTGATATAAAAGATAGAGTGACCATAACAATCGCAACGCTTAAAGATGATGGATTAATAATGGCACAGGAATTTCAACG GGTTAACGTTGTACAATGGAACGAGGATCTATATGAAAAACAATTGATCGAACGGACAATGGACGCTTGTCAAGGTCAGGTGGACGTTGTAATTGACTTTGGAACTACGTCCCGTAGTTTGCATCGTAGTATCCAATGTTTGAGCAAAGGCGGAGttgtatttgtaataaagGAAGTGGCCGATCGTCTTTTACCAAAGTTTAGTAGACGTGCCGAAGAAAGACAACAAAGTATAAAGTCAGTTGAACCAGGTACATTGGAACAACTCCATGAACTGGTACAATTGGTTGCATCGAATGAAATCGAACCACCACCACATACAGTATATCCTGCCGAGGAAGCGCTCGACGTCGTTCACAAACTTTGTCATTCCATGATTCAAGGTCGTGCGATTCTTCGTTTCTATCCAGctgattaa
- the LOC124951231 gene encoding quinone oxidoreductase isoform X2, with product MNKLCRQLSIESPSITGRDCVFSFDVPVPDVPAQGARIRVVCAGACYHPKRSPSLSSLTSVSSSSSLATEASLEGDFPINIPHHGVRDAALFPGYEVAGVIESLGSDVSEDCEYALGDRVILYPYEGIPNGYVEYLVVHDLKYLIKIPDNMSLSVAAMLPAGALLAMNTVFSAHDHVQNLLKERDEKTVCKILIVGTGGLALWALRIAAYHFSDIKDRVTITIATLKDDGLIMAQEFQRVNVVQWNEDLYEKQLIERTMDACQGQVDVVIDFGTTSRSLHRSIQCLSKGGVVFVIKEVADRLLPKFSRRAEERQQSIKSVEPGTLEQLHELVQLVASNEIEPPPHTVYPAEEALDVVHKLCHSMIQGRAILRFYPAD from the exons atgaataagcTGTGTAGACAACTATCGATCGAAAGTCCAAGCATAACAGGACGAGATTGTGTATTCAGTTTCGATGTACCAGTTCCCGATGTACCCGCACAAGGTGCACGAATTCGTGTAGTTTGTGCCGGAGCTTGCTATCACCCAAAACGTTCACCGAGTCTATCGTCTTTGACTTCGGTATCAAGTAGCAGTAGTTTGGCTACTGAGGCATCCTTAGAGGGTGATTTCCCAATTAATATTCCACATCATGGTGTAAGAGATGCCGCATTATTTCCTGGATATGAGGTAGCTGGTGTCATTGAATCACTTGGTTCTGACGTTAGCGAGGATTGCGAATACGCTCTTGGTGATCGCGTTATCCTTTATCCATACGAAGGAATACCAAATGGATATGTCGAATATTTGGTTGTACATGATcttaaatatcttataaagATACCCGACAATATGTCACTGAGCGTAGCAGCTATGTTACCGGCTGGTGCATTACTTGCTATGAACACCGTATTTTCTGCACATGATCACGTACAGAATCTTTTGAAGGAAAGAGACGAGAAGACCGTATGTAAGATTTTGATCGTTGGCACAGGTGGATTAGCACTTTGGGCATTGAGAATTGCGGCTTATCACTTCAGTGATATAAAAGATAGAGTGACCATAACAATCGCAACGCTTAAAGATGATGGATTAATAATGGCACAGGAATTTCAACG GGTTAACGTTGTACAATGGAACGAGGATCTATATGAAAAACAATTGATCGAACGGACAATGGACGCTTGTCAAGGTCAGGTGGACGTTGTAATTGACTTTGGAACTACGTCCCGTAGTTTGCATCGTAGTATCCAATGTTTGAGCAAAGGCGGAGttgtatttgtaataaagGAAGTGGCCGATCGTCTTTTACCAAAGTTTAGTAGACGTGCCGAAGAAAGACAACAAAGTATAAAGTCAGTTGAACCAGGTACATTGGAACAACTCCATGAACTGGTACAATTGGTTGCATCGAATGAAATCGAACCACCACCACATACAGTATATCCTGCCGAGGAAGCGCTCGACGTCGTTCACAAACTTTGTCATTCCATGATTCAAGGTCGTGCGATTCTTCGTTTCTATCCAGctgattaa